From the genome of Triticum aestivum cultivar Chinese Spring chromosome 3B, IWGSC CS RefSeq v2.1, whole genome shotgun sequence, one region includes:
- the LOC123069649 gene encoding putative aconitate hydratase, cytoplasmic isoform X1 — MASTAGLQISHGHWFNTTLTSSQSHPCSRSSFPRPPAGDYLERSPPRCRRRCSHAVAAAIVVEKLGQRRSVGPSLPVPRRSRDGFLARRGRQQPAAAPCGSAVEGAGAAPATDRFAKTLTNLPKPGGGEYGKFYSIPALNDPKIDKLPYCIRILLESAVRNYDNFQVTESDIQNIIDWEKTSPKLAEIPFKPARLVLMDNTGGPAVVDLAAIRDVIAELESDPKKINPLVPVDLVIDHSVRVDVAKCADALKQNMDLEFSRNKERFSFFKWASSAFNNMLVLPPGSGILHQVNLEYLSRVVFKADGVLYPDSVVGTDSHTTMINSLGVAGWGVGGIEAMAAMLGQPMSMVLPGVVGFKLTGKLQDGVTTTDLALTLTQMLRKHGVVGKFIEFHGEGVGSIPLPARATIANMTPEYGATMGFFPVDQVALDYLRLIGRSDETVSMIEAYLRANKMFVDCNEPQTGPVYSSDLELDLTTVEPSVAGPKRPHDRVPLKEMKSDWHACLGNEVGFKGYAVPKEQHNKIVKFDFHGQPAEITHGSVVLAAVCSSTNSSNPSVMIGAGLVAKKACELGLEVKPWVKTSLAPGSLVVTKYLEHSGLQEYLNHQGFHLVGYGCTTCIGNSGDLDKSLSDAIVDNDVVVVAVLSGNRNYEGRVHPLTRANYLASPPLVVAYALAGTVDIDFENEPIGIGKDGKEVYFKDVWPTNEEIEQVIKSNVLPKMFVDTYGSITEGNDAWNNLVVPKETLYPWDPKSTYIHKPAYLENITMTPPGPPSVKDAYCLLSLGDSITTDHISPSGVIKPGTPAAKYLLERGVKPENFTTYGSRRANDEIVVRGAFANIRIVNKLLEGEVGPKTIHVPTGEKHYVFDAAMKYKSEGHDMVILAGDEYGAGSSRDSAAKGPLLLGVKAVIAKGFERIHRSNLVGMGIIPLRFKVGEDADSLNLSGHERFTIDLPGKITEIRPGQDVTVTTQNGKSFTCTLCINTQVELEYFNHGGILPYLIRKLA; from the exons ATGGCGTCCACGGCTGGACTCCAAATTTCCCACGGCCACTGGTTCAACACCACCCTCACATCCTCCCAATCCCACCcttgctcccgctcctccttcCCGCGTCCTCCAGCCGGGGATTATTTGGAGCGCTCTCCTCCTCGTTGCCGCCGACGATGCTCgcatgcggtggcggcggcgatcgTGGTGGAGAAGCTGGGGCAGCGAAGGTCTGTTGGACCTTCTCTGCCAGTGCCTCGACGAAGCCGCGACGGCTTCTTGGCGCGGCGGGGGCGTCAGCAGCCTGCTGCCGCTCCCTGTGGCAGCGCCGTGGAGGGAGCGGGTGCGGCCCCAG CAACCGATCGCTTCGCCAAGACCTTGACCAACCTCCCTAAGCCTGGTGGTGGAGAGTATGGCAAGTTCTACAGCATTCCTGCACTGAATGATCCAAAGATAG ATAAGCTTCCCTACTGTATCCGTATTCTTCTAGAATCAGCTGTCCGCAACTACGATAACTTCCAAGTTACGGAGAGTGATATCCAGAATATCATCGACTGGGAGAAGACATCCCCAAAGCTTGCCGAGATACCATTCAAGCCAGCACGGCTTGTTCTTATG GACAACACTGGCGGCCCAGCTGTTGTAGATCTTGCAGCCATACGAGATGTGATAGCGGAGCTAGAGAGTGATCCCAAAAAGATCAACCCACTG GTTCCGGTGGATCTCGTCATTGACCACTCAGTGCGGGTGGATGTAGCCAAGTGTGCCGATGCATTGAAACAAAACATGGACCTGGAGTTTAGCCGCAACAAAGAAAGATTTAGTTTCTTCAAATGGGCGTCATCTGCTTTCAACAATATGCTGGTTCTTCCCCCTGGTTCTGGGATCCTTCATCAA GTCAATCTTGAGTATCTTTCCAGAGTTGTCTTCAAAGCAGATGGTGTCTTGTACCCTGACAGCGTGGTTGGCACTGATTCACACACCACTATGATTAATAGTCTCGGTGTTGCAGGTTGGGGAGTGGGTGGTATCGAAGCAATGGCTGCAATGCTTGGGCAG CCAATGAGCATGGTTTTACCAGGTGTGGTTGGATTCAAGCTCACCGGAAAGTTACAGGATGGTGTCACTACTACAGACCTTGCCCTTACTTTGACCCAGATGCTAAGGAAGCATGGTGTTGTTGGCAAATTTATTGAATTCCACG GTGAGGGTGTGGGCAGCATCCCTTTGCCTGCTAGAGCCACAATCGCAAACATGACTCCAGAATATGGCGCTACCATGGGATTTTTCCCTGTAGATCAAGTGGCATTAGATTACCTCAGACTAATAGGGCGAAGTGATGAAACA GTATCAATGATTGAAGCATATTTGCGAGCTAACAAGATGTTTGTGGACTGCAATGAG CCTCAAACGGGACCAGTTTACTCTTCAGATCTTGAGCTGGACCTTACTACGGTGGAGCCTTCTGTTGCCGGCCCAAAGAG GCCTCATGACCGGGTTCCTTTGAAGGAGATGAAATCTGATTGGCATGCTTGCCTCGGCAATGAGGTTGGTTTCAAG GGTTATGCAGTGCCTAAGGAACAACATAATAAAATTGTGAAATTTGACTTCCATGGACAACCCGCTGAAATCACACATGGCAGTGTGGTTCTTGCAGCAGTATGCAGTTCCACAAACTCATCAAATCCTAGCGTTATGATTGGTGCTGGCCTTGTGGCAAAAAAAGCCTGCGAATTGGGTCTTGAG GTGAAGCCATGGGTTAAGACAAGCCTGGCCCCTGGATCTTTGGTTGTCACCAAATACTTGGAACACAG TGGCCTTCAAGAATATTTGAACCATCAAGGCTTCCATCTTGTCGGATATGGTTGTACCACTTGTATCGGCAACTCCGGCGACCTTGATAAATCTTTATCAGATGCTATTGTAGATAACG atgttgttgttgttgctgtgttGTCGGGCAACCGTAACTATGAGGGTCGTGTGCACCCTCTAACTCGAGCTAACTACCTCGCCTCACCACCTCTTGTTGTTGCATATGCTCTTGCTGGCACC GTTGACATTGATTTTGAGAACGAACCTATTGGAATTGGAAAGGATGGCAAGGAGGTTTACTTCAAGGATGTATGGCCCACAAATGAAGAAATCGAGCAG GTTATCAAGTCCAACGTGTTGCCGAAGATGTTCGTGGACACGTATGGTTCCATCACGGAGGGCAACGACGCATGGAACAATTTAGTGGTCCCGAAAGAGACACTCTACCCATGGGATCCAAAATCCACCTACATCCACAAGCCGGCGTACCTGGAAAATATAACCATGACCCCGCCCGGCCCGCCCTCAGTGAAGGATGCCTACTGCCTACTAAGCCTAGGGGACAGCATCACCACCGACCACATCTCTCCCTCAGGGGTCATCAAGCCAGGAACCCCTGCCGCCAAGTATCTGCTGGAGCGCGGCGTGAAGCCCGAGAACTTCACCACATATGGCAGCCGACGTGCCAACGACGAGATCGTTGTGAGAGGGGCGTTTGCCAACATTAGGATTGTGAACAAGCTTTTGGAGGGAGAGGTGGGGCCTAAAACCATCCATGTCCCTACGGGGGAGAAGCATTACGTTTTCGACGCTGCCATG AAATACAAGTCGGAGGGTCATGACATGGTCATTCTTGCCGGTGATGAGTATGGAGCCGGGAGCTCCCGTGATAGCGCCGCCAAGGGGCCATTGCTCCTG GGCGTCAAGGCAGTGATCGCTAAGGGCTTCGAGCGCATCCACCGGAGTAACTTGGTGGGGATGGGGATTATCCCTCTCCGCTTCAAGGTTGGCGAGGATGCAGATTCACTCAACCTCAGTGGGCATGAGCGTTTCACGATCGACCTCCCTGGCAAGATTACCGAGATCCGTCCAGGCCAAGATGTGACCGTTACGACACAAAATGGGAAATCCTTCACTTGCACACTTTGCATTAACACGCAG GTGGAGCTGGAATACTTTAACCATGGAGGCATCCTCCCCTACCTTATCCGCAAATTGGCATGA
- the LOC123069649 gene encoding putative aconitate hydratase, cytoplasmic isoform X2: MLLARTAARRLTLTRPCGWSSAGLVSRTGAGTTVGAPPCRPSIERFFLRKMADAATDRFAKTLTNLPKPGGGEYGKFYSIPALNDPKIDKLPYCIRILLESAVRNYDNFQVTESDIQNIIDWEKTSPKLAEIPFKPARLVLMDNTGGPAVVDLAAIRDVIAELESDPKKINPLVPVDLVIDHSVRVDVAKCADALKQNMDLEFSRNKERFSFFKWASSAFNNMLVLPPGSGILHQVNLEYLSRVVFKADGVLYPDSVVGTDSHTTMINSLGVAGWGVGGIEAMAAMLGQPMSMVLPGVVGFKLTGKLQDGVTTTDLALTLTQMLRKHGVVGKFIEFHGEGVGSIPLPARATIANMTPEYGATMGFFPVDQVALDYLRLIGRSDETVSMIEAYLRANKMFVDCNEPQTGPVYSSDLELDLTTVEPSVAGPKRPHDRVPLKEMKSDWHACLGNEVGFKGYAVPKEQHNKIVKFDFHGQPAEITHGSVVLAAVCSSTNSSNPSVMIGAGLVAKKACELGLEVKPWVKTSLAPGSLVVTKYLEHSGLQEYLNHQGFHLVGYGCTTCIGNSGDLDKSLSDAIVDNDVVVVAVLSGNRNYEGRVHPLTRANYLASPPLVVAYALAGTVDIDFENEPIGIGKDGKEVYFKDVWPTNEEIEQVIKSNVLPKMFVDTYGSITEGNDAWNNLVVPKETLYPWDPKSTYIHKPAYLENITMTPPGPPSVKDAYCLLSLGDSITTDHISPSGVIKPGTPAAKYLLERGVKPENFTTYGSRRANDEIVVRGAFANIRIVNKLLEGEVGPKTIHVPTGEKHYVFDAAMKYKSEGHDMVILAGDEYGAGSSRDSAAKGPLLLGVKAVIAKGFERIHRSNLVGMGIIPLRFKVGEDADSLNLSGHERFTIDLPGKITEIRPGQDVTVTTQNGKSFTCTLCINTQVELEYFNHGGILPYLIRKLA, from the exons ATGCTCCTTGCCCGCACCGCGGCCAGGCGCCTCACGCTCACGCGGCCGTGCGGGTGGTCATCGGCGGGTCTCGTCTCGCGGACAGGCGCCGGAACGACGGTTGGTGCGCCGCCGTGCCGGCCGTCCATCGAGCGATTTTTCCTGCGCAAGATGGCCGATGCAG CAACCGATCGCTTCGCCAAGACCTTGACCAACCTCCCTAAGCCTGGTGGTGGAGAGTATGGCAAGTTCTACAGCATTCCTGCACTGAATGATCCAAAGATAG ATAAGCTTCCCTACTGTATCCGTATTCTTCTAGAATCAGCTGTCCGCAACTACGATAACTTCCAAGTTACGGAGAGTGATATCCAGAATATCATCGACTGGGAGAAGACATCCCCAAAGCTTGCCGAGATACCATTCAAGCCAGCACGGCTTGTTCTTATG GACAACACTGGCGGCCCAGCTGTTGTAGATCTTGCAGCCATACGAGATGTGATAGCGGAGCTAGAGAGTGATCCCAAAAAGATCAACCCACTG GTTCCGGTGGATCTCGTCATTGACCACTCAGTGCGGGTGGATGTAGCCAAGTGTGCCGATGCATTGAAACAAAACATGGACCTGGAGTTTAGCCGCAACAAAGAAAGATTTAGTTTCTTCAAATGGGCGTCATCTGCTTTCAACAATATGCTGGTTCTTCCCCCTGGTTCTGGGATCCTTCATCAA GTCAATCTTGAGTATCTTTCCAGAGTTGTCTTCAAAGCAGATGGTGTCTTGTACCCTGACAGCGTGGTTGGCACTGATTCACACACCACTATGATTAATAGTCTCGGTGTTGCAGGTTGGGGAGTGGGTGGTATCGAAGCAATGGCTGCAATGCTTGGGCAG CCAATGAGCATGGTTTTACCAGGTGTGGTTGGATTCAAGCTCACCGGAAAGTTACAGGATGGTGTCACTACTACAGACCTTGCCCTTACTTTGACCCAGATGCTAAGGAAGCATGGTGTTGTTGGCAAATTTATTGAATTCCACG GTGAGGGTGTGGGCAGCATCCCTTTGCCTGCTAGAGCCACAATCGCAAACATGACTCCAGAATATGGCGCTACCATGGGATTTTTCCCTGTAGATCAAGTGGCATTAGATTACCTCAGACTAATAGGGCGAAGTGATGAAACA GTATCAATGATTGAAGCATATTTGCGAGCTAACAAGATGTTTGTGGACTGCAATGAG CCTCAAACGGGACCAGTTTACTCTTCAGATCTTGAGCTGGACCTTACTACGGTGGAGCCTTCTGTTGCCGGCCCAAAGAG GCCTCATGACCGGGTTCCTTTGAAGGAGATGAAATCTGATTGGCATGCTTGCCTCGGCAATGAGGTTGGTTTCAAG GGTTATGCAGTGCCTAAGGAACAACATAATAAAATTGTGAAATTTGACTTCCATGGACAACCCGCTGAAATCACACATGGCAGTGTGGTTCTTGCAGCAGTATGCAGTTCCACAAACTCATCAAATCCTAGCGTTATGATTGGTGCTGGCCTTGTGGCAAAAAAAGCCTGCGAATTGGGTCTTGAG GTGAAGCCATGGGTTAAGACAAGCCTGGCCCCTGGATCTTTGGTTGTCACCAAATACTTGGAACACAG TGGCCTTCAAGAATATTTGAACCATCAAGGCTTCCATCTTGTCGGATATGGTTGTACCACTTGTATCGGCAACTCCGGCGACCTTGATAAATCTTTATCAGATGCTATTGTAGATAACG atgttgttgttgttgctgtgttGTCGGGCAACCGTAACTATGAGGGTCGTGTGCACCCTCTAACTCGAGCTAACTACCTCGCCTCACCACCTCTTGTTGTTGCATATGCTCTTGCTGGCACC GTTGACATTGATTTTGAGAACGAACCTATTGGAATTGGAAAGGATGGCAAGGAGGTTTACTTCAAGGATGTATGGCCCACAAATGAAGAAATCGAGCAG GTTATCAAGTCCAACGTGTTGCCGAAGATGTTCGTGGACACGTATGGTTCCATCACGGAGGGCAACGACGCATGGAACAATTTAGTGGTCCCGAAAGAGACACTCTACCCATGGGATCCAAAATCCACCTACATCCACAAGCCGGCGTACCTGGAAAATATAACCATGACCCCGCCCGGCCCGCCCTCAGTGAAGGATGCCTACTGCCTACTAAGCCTAGGGGACAGCATCACCACCGACCACATCTCTCCCTCAGGGGTCATCAAGCCAGGAACCCCTGCCGCCAAGTATCTGCTGGAGCGCGGCGTGAAGCCCGAGAACTTCACCACATATGGCAGCCGACGTGCCAACGACGAGATCGTTGTGAGAGGGGCGTTTGCCAACATTAGGATTGTGAACAAGCTTTTGGAGGGAGAGGTGGGGCCTAAAACCATCCATGTCCCTACGGGGGAGAAGCATTACGTTTTCGACGCTGCCATG AAATACAAGTCGGAGGGTCATGACATGGTCATTCTTGCCGGTGATGAGTATGGAGCCGGGAGCTCCCGTGATAGCGCCGCCAAGGGGCCATTGCTCCTG GGCGTCAAGGCAGTGATCGCTAAGGGCTTCGAGCGCATCCACCGGAGTAACTTGGTGGGGATGGGGATTATCCCTCTCCGCTTCAAGGTTGGCGAGGATGCAGATTCACTCAACCTCAGTGGGCATGAGCGTTTCACGATCGACCTCCCTGGCAAGATTACCGAGATCCGTCCAGGCCAAGATGTGACCGTTACGACACAAAATGGGAAATCCTTCACTTGCACACTTTGCATTAACACGCAG GTGGAGCTGGAATACTTTAACCATGGAGGCATCCTCCCCTACCTTATCCGCAAATTGGCATGA
- the LOC123069649 gene encoding putative aconitate hydratase, cytoplasmic isoform X3 translates to MDNTGGPAVVDLAAIRDVIAELESDPKKINPLVPVDLVIDHSVRVDVAKCADALKQNMDLEFSRNKERFSFFKWASSAFNNMLVLPPGSGILHQVNLEYLSRVVFKADGVLYPDSVVGTDSHTTMINSLGVAGWGVGGIEAMAAMLGQPMSMVLPGVVGFKLTGKLQDGVTTTDLALTLTQMLRKHGVVGKFIEFHGEGVGSIPLPARATIANMTPEYGATMGFFPVDQVALDYLRLIGRSDETVSMIEAYLRANKMFVDCNEPQTGPVYSSDLELDLTTVEPSVAGPKRPHDRVPLKEMKSDWHACLGNEVGFKGYAVPKEQHNKIVKFDFHGQPAEITHGSVVLAAVCSSTNSSNPSVMIGAGLVAKKACELGLEVKPWVKTSLAPGSLVVTKYLEHSGLQEYLNHQGFHLVGYGCTTCIGNSGDLDKSLSDAIVDNDVVVVAVLSGNRNYEGRVHPLTRANYLASPPLVVAYALAGTVDIDFENEPIGIGKDGKEVYFKDVWPTNEEIEQVIKSNVLPKMFVDTYGSITEGNDAWNNLVVPKETLYPWDPKSTYIHKPAYLENITMTPPGPPSVKDAYCLLSLGDSITTDHISPSGVIKPGTPAAKYLLERGVKPENFTTYGSRRANDEIVVRGAFANIRIVNKLLEGEVGPKTIHVPTGEKHYVFDAAMKYKSEGHDMVILAGDEYGAGSSRDSAAKGPLLLGVKAVIAKGFERIHRSNLVGMGIIPLRFKVGEDADSLNLSGHERFTIDLPGKITEIRPGQDVTVTTQNGKSFTCTLCINTQVELEYFNHGGILPYLIRKLA, encoded by the exons ATG GACAACACTGGCGGCCCAGCTGTTGTAGATCTTGCAGCCATACGAGATGTGATAGCGGAGCTAGAGAGTGATCCCAAAAAGATCAACCCACTG GTTCCGGTGGATCTCGTCATTGACCACTCAGTGCGGGTGGATGTAGCCAAGTGTGCCGATGCATTGAAACAAAACATGGACCTGGAGTTTAGCCGCAACAAAGAAAGATTTAGTTTCTTCAAATGGGCGTCATCTGCTTTCAACAATATGCTGGTTCTTCCCCCTGGTTCTGGGATCCTTCATCAA GTCAATCTTGAGTATCTTTCCAGAGTTGTCTTCAAAGCAGATGGTGTCTTGTACCCTGACAGCGTGGTTGGCACTGATTCACACACCACTATGATTAATAGTCTCGGTGTTGCAGGTTGGGGAGTGGGTGGTATCGAAGCAATGGCTGCAATGCTTGGGCAG CCAATGAGCATGGTTTTACCAGGTGTGGTTGGATTCAAGCTCACCGGAAAGTTACAGGATGGTGTCACTACTACAGACCTTGCCCTTACTTTGACCCAGATGCTAAGGAAGCATGGTGTTGTTGGCAAATTTATTGAATTCCACG GTGAGGGTGTGGGCAGCATCCCTTTGCCTGCTAGAGCCACAATCGCAAACATGACTCCAGAATATGGCGCTACCATGGGATTTTTCCCTGTAGATCAAGTGGCATTAGATTACCTCAGACTAATAGGGCGAAGTGATGAAACA GTATCAATGATTGAAGCATATTTGCGAGCTAACAAGATGTTTGTGGACTGCAATGAG CCTCAAACGGGACCAGTTTACTCTTCAGATCTTGAGCTGGACCTTACTACGGTGGAGCCTTCTGTTGCCGGCCCAAAGAG GCCTCATGACCGGGTTCCTTTGAAGGAGATGAAATCTGATTGGCATGCTTGCCTCGGCAATGAGGTTGGTTTCAAG GGTTATGCAGTGCCTAAGGAACAACATAATAAAATTGTGAAATTTGACTTCCATGGACAACCCGCTGAAATCACACATGGCAGTGTGGTTCTTGCAGCAGTATGCAGTTCCACAAACTCATCAAATCCTAGCGTTATGATTGGTGCTGGCCTTGTGGCAAAAAAAGCCTGCGAATTGGGTCTTGAG GTGAAGCCATGGGTTAAGACAAGCCTGGCCCCTGGATCTTTGGTTGTCACCAAATACTTGGAACACAG TGGCCTTCAAGAATATTTGAACCATCAAGGCTTCCATCTTGTCGGATATGGTTGTACCACTTGTATCGGCAACTCCGGCGACCTTGATAAATCTTTATCAGATGCTATTGTAGATAACG atgttgttgttgttgctgtgttGTCGGGCAACCGTAACTATGAGGGTCGTGTGCACCCTCTAACTCGAGCTAACTACCTCGCCTCACCACCTCTTGTTGTTGCATATGCTCTTGCTGGCACC GTTGACATTGATTTTGAGAACGAACCTATTGGAATTGGAAAGGATGGCAAGGAGGTTTACTTCAAGGATGTATGGCCCACAAATGAAGAAATCGAGCAG GTTATCAAGTCCAACGTGTTGCCGAAGATGTTCGTGGACACGTATGGTTCCATCACGGAGGGCAACGACGCATGGAACAATTTAGTGGTCCCGAAAGAGACACTCTACCCATGGGATCCAAAATCCACCTACATCCACAAGCCGGCGTACCTGGAAAATATAACCATGACCCCGCCCGGCCCGCCCTCAGTGAAGGATGCCTACTGCCTACTAAGCCTAGGGGACAGCATCACCACCGACCACATCTCTCCCTCAGGGGTCATCAAGCCAGGAACCCCTGCCGCCAAGTATCTGCTGGAGCGCGGCGTGAAGCCCGAGAACTTCACCACATATGGCAGCCGACGTGCCAACGACGAGATCGTTGTGAGAGGGGCGTTTGCCAACATTAGGATTGTGAACAAGCTTTTGGAGGGAGAGGTGGGGCCTAAAACCATCCATGTCCCTACGGGGGAGAAGCATTACGTTTTCGACGCTGCCATG AAATACAAGTCGGAGGGTCATGACATGGTCATTCTTGCCGGTGATGAGTATGGAGCCGGGAGCTCCCGTGATAGCGCCGCCAAGGGGCCATTGCTCCTG GGCGTCAAGGCAGTGATCGCTAAGGGCTTCGAGCGCATCCACCGGAGTAACTTGGTGGGGATGGGGATTATCCCTCTCCGCTTCAAGGTTGGCGAGGATGCAGATTCACTCAACCTCAGTGGGCATGAGCGTTTCACGATCGACCTCCCTGGCAAGATTACCGAGATCCGTCCAGGCCAAGATGTGACCGTTACGACACAAAATGGGAAATCCTTCACTTGCACACTTTGCATTAACACGCAG GTGGAGCTGGAATACTTTAACCATGGAGGCATCCTCCCCTACCTTATCCGCAAATTGGCATGA